The stretch of DNA CCCATGGGCCTACGACCAAATACCGGCCCATCCTGTAACGAACCCTTTCTAATAGTCTCAAGGCCCAACTTCTTCCATTGGCATTGTTTGTGCCTCAACAATCACAGACCTTGTTCTTATTAGGTGAATTTGGTGACATAAATTATAACTCTTCAACCATCCATATTCATGATTATATTTTTCGACAAGGCTATAATATTCTATATCATGTTTCAAGTTTTTCTGCCAAAACACCTGCAAGATCGTGACAAGTACGTGAAGACCCAGCGACACCCCGAAGCTATTCAAAGATTCTGATTTTGCTCCATCTTGGTGGTTTTGAAGAGCATGTCTCTTCTGACAATTTGCCCCAATGCCATCATCCATCGGCGACGAGGTTCTAGTTTCAGGTTTCTAGTTATTTGTCTTTTAGTTGTAGCCCTTAACTTGACAATGTCCCCTTTATTTTCAACCTTGGATCTAGGGTTCGAGTATCTATTATCGCcatcataaattatatatgttaagttaatgacaaatttaattttattatattatatatataaaaagtggGCTTGAGTTGTAGCCCACTTTAAGATATGTTTGCATTTCCACCACCCCAGTTGGCTTGGAAATTAATGGGACCTTATCATTTTGGTGAGGCTGCGTCCAATTGTCTCTCATGacataaaaattttgtattaaatgaatttttttatcttttactaAATAATacattatttcttattttactattttataaCTTCACTTCACTTAACAGTATTTACCAAACCAAACATTTATATGTAATCAAACTCACCTTTTTAACTTATCTCATCTAACCCACCTCATCTGAAAGCCAaataaaccataaaaaaaaaaattaaaaaaaaaagtgtacaTCCACGTTCACTACttcttcaaataaataaataatttttatattattttttttatcattgtcATTCCATCCATGCCCAGCATTAGGGAATACAGAAATTATAGAGGGATTTTTctatgggaaaaaaaaaaaaaaaagcgctTAAATATGAAGTGCGTAAGTaacataaaaaggaaaaggaaagctTTTTAACGTCAAAAGTATCAAAGGGCACTGAAAGTGAGAGCATCCAATGATTATAGCACTCGTGCATTATTCGGGggaattaattaatatcataCGATGCACAGGAACTTTATAAAATAGCTCATAtgcaattataaaaatatgtataaatcaattatttatcataaaaataatatttgataatgATGAGTGAAATCTGATTCAAGAGATTTTATGGGATAAGTTCTTTGTTTAATCTGATAAGgtaatattatatatctttaaatgagataaaaaaaattaaaattaaatcttatCTCAGTTAAGCTTTCTCtcatgtaattaaattaaatatagagGCCTCTCCATAGGATATACcgtacaaataaaaataaataaataaatattagatcCAACAAGAACTAAAGATCcaatttctataattaattaaatattttatctttataatatttAGTATAATACAGATAATTATACGTACATTATAATTCCAACAGGTAACAACACAGAGGGAGGGGGGTGTTCTTGGTAGTTGTGTATGGGAATGAAGACTTATTCTGTGTCTCAAATAAGTTGGACAGGTTTGACCTTTAGTGGTCAAGAAAGCCAAGCAAAAGCTATAATATAGCCATGAAAAAGTGTGAAGAGAGAGGCCAGGGTGGGGAGGATATATAGAGGCAAAAAAAGGTCCTGGTGTCATGAATTAATGAAGTCATTAATCACAGAAGAAGGGGAGAAGGATGCAGATTGAATGATGATGGTATCAGAATATTCATTGTCATGATGATCATGCATAGTATTCAATCAATTCTATTCTATACGTTTGTAAAGTCATTAGAAATATGTATATTTGTTGTTGGGAGTTCGATGTCAAATCCATGCACGTGATGATCTTCCCCACCACCCCCAGTCCCCATGCCATGTAAAGTCAATTAGCCAAATGGAATTGGCATAAAGTATAAGAAGATGACACCAACTTTACATTATTCTGGAATAGTGATCTCTGCGTCAAGACAAAAGTGGTTGATTTGCTGCCTTCTTCTGTACTTTCTTCATTCCCGTCcatatatgagaaaaaaaaaaaaactataattaaGCTGAGTCATTTTAATTACAAGAATGACGTGTTCAACGCACAGCTATATATGACTTTGGGCTTCGGCTAATCTTGTTCAAAAATAGACCTGTTCATAGATACGACGTTACTTTTTTGGACActcctctaaattaattaagctgGATGTGCTGGCTCATGATTTTGATGTTTCTTAATATTTGGATGTGAACTTAGTGGCTAGCTTTTAGCTCTGATTCGTTAATTGCTTAATCTCAGACTTTAGACTAATTAGTtgatgtatattattttttctttctctttcctttgaatataagaggaaaagaaaaatgagaaaagaaacgTGTTGAATACACACGAAatgcatggcatggcatggtatggtattgagagattttttttttttttcttacaagaAGTAGTTGTTGGGATGGGAGAAGAAGCAAGCTACGGTCCATATAGGTGGAACCAAAGATGGGGAAATGAAACAGTAATTCTTGGGAGATGGCAGAGAGACATAAATTGGCCGATTGTGTTGTCACTTTTCATTAAATTCCCCAATGCAAGTGCCACTGTTTCGAGTTTCTTTTCCTGGTGGGTGACTATTGAATATGCCCCCAATTTATTGCATGCCTTAGGGACACAATATTTCATCCGATCACTATTACTAACAAAGCCCACAACACTTGCTTCTGCTTCCTCATCATCAttactaatattaattaattcacccTCTTTTCAAATCTCCTTTACTTCATTAGCCCGCTTCAATAATTAAACCTCAAAAGCTTCAATTACGTACGCATAAAGAtcgaaaattgaaaacacaaatTACTTAATAACAAAGGGGGTGcgagtggagagagagagagagagagagagagagagaggatatcCGGCCGGAGGTATGTCAGGAGTAATTGTACCTCTGAGACACCAGCAGCAGCAGTACTATTTTTCAGCTATTTCCACACTGTTCTCTCCCTTTTGCCACCGACTTCTCTCTTCGTCTTCTTTGCCCCCATGGGCCTCCATTTTTCACTCTCTCCacactagctagctagctagctatagCATCACCTGAGATGCTCCCTCCACGTGTGAGAGCCATTACGGCTAATTCCATCAATCAAAACAACTACAAGCATTCTTGAAATAAAAGTTAAATGCAACTGTAATGTCACGTTTTTACATATTATACTATATACTAATGTaattgatgatggtttttgggaccgaccaccacgtgccacctctgcgactggacctcgggaatggaacctcggacttggggatgtcggacctcgggtgtaggacctgcaagacaatggagggccggggcttggatcccccggggtggactccgacgctcaaatcagtagagtgaAGCAAGTAGTAGTAagtgagagagctgtagagcttgtctatacctggcgagagtccttgtcttttataggcgaaaccgttttggggtacccgagatgagcgggcacgacccccgagaatcccggtcaagctggaacgggtcttgcggttcggcccggatttcccgggctccactccggagtgttgacttgccacgtgtcggtctctcaggtggtccgcgtggcaggtgagactatcagagcgtaagggtattctagtaatttcagttgatgCCGCATCAGTAATAATGCTGCAATTAGCTAACAAGAATATTTTCTCCATGGTTTGaggacaaaaacaaaaaggctaGCTATGTAATTGGATGCCCCTAATTAATAGGAAAGTttctaagaaaggaagagaattAACTGTGCTAGCTAGGAATGGATTAGGAAAGACAGGACCTTGGGATCACATGTACTGTGAAAGTAGCTGGCATGAAAAGGTGGGACGAAAACTGAGAGATGGGTCGATCGATTGACGAAGCCCACAAGCCAACGTTGTagggtcacatgatggctcctGTTCAATCATACTTAATGACTACGTATCTCTCCTTGGAAAACAtattctatatacatatatatctatataaatatagaagACTAAACCAACAACGCTTGACAGTTtgacatatatacatacacacacaaacatatatatacatatattggaGGGTTGAAGTTTGAAACAAACTGAAAAAGTAACGAGCTTTGAAGCATTCAAACTTAATTTAGTTCGTTGAGATAGAGAGTCAAACCAAGCAAGAGGAAGTTTTTTGCTTTTAATTAGAAAAAGTAACCGAATTGATTTCGCAATCTTATCCGTAAGAATCATGGCTTTTTAAAGAGCAAATGAcgattttaaattcttaaataataattCCCCCCCGCCGGGGCGTTCAACGGCATGCAACTTTTTGGCGCATGCAAATATTCCTTTTCGTATCTTATAGTTATTCCCTCCTTGAAAATAATACTAACAAGGACTCttcttttacatatatatatatatatatataaagaagttCTTTgctaaattgattatttttgcaGGGGGGCATTAATGGAAGGCGACCACCGGTCGGGGAGGGCGAGTTAGCCGGTGAGAGGAAGAGGGGGTGTGGGTTTTCGCCTCACAGTTCAATGggggaagcttaaggattaGTCACTTCGACATGAATGTAAAAGGCAATATTTGGGTCAATCAAGTCCACTGTTTTGGGGCAGGGTGTCCCGAAAGTAGCACCAGAACTCCCTCCTCTCTTCTGACTGGGAATAACAGGTTGCCAGTCAGTCGCAAAATCATATTCATACATAAATTCTCCCCCCcaagaaagtaaaaatatattatataatataaaattcctttgttttattttgtattttatatttcaagagcaatataaaataatattctaaacTATCGGTGttatatcataataataataataataataataatattttaaaaaaataaaaaaaaatggggcgTCTCTCTCGAAACTCGCGCGCAGGGAGGGGGTTTGGCGATGCATATGGAAGGAAGAAAGGTTTGAAGACGTACTAATGAGCGAATCGAGACACGATGTACTGGCCTCTCGATTTGACAAAAATGCCCCCGGACACTTGAGACAACTGTCGCCCGGTTGGTGGAGAAATTTCTGAATTTACGCGCATGCTACTCGGACgtgctcctctctctctctctcactctctctcctaACTGTTGCCCTCAATCCTCCCCAAAAATTACCAACATACCCGTTACTTTATGGTTTTTATTTCCATTGAAAATGCTACTTATATaggaaaattaaatatttaaaaatgatcgAAATGTAATGTATAGTTTTGATGGCTTCCCGTATGTCGGTCGCATatagtagtatatatcaagatgtttaattaatatttaaaaaaatatattgcaCCACCATGCAATaaggaaattaaaagaaaaattctgcaGTTGGatggtgtgtgtgtatatatttatttattaatccATGAAATGCATGTTTgcattaatttatatttgaacccaaatttctcaaattataacgttattaattaattatttaaaactatcgtgattgagagagagagagagagccaccCCCCATGTGGGTTCAAGGCTTCAAGCCATTTGATGATGATTTGTGCATGTACGTACACAAAGACTAGCAATAAGGTGgataagaagagaaagagatttgaattgaaatttcaattttatgatTAAAAGATAAGTAATTACTAGTGCAAACAAaatctcatttaattattttgattgttgtgCGTTGGGCGTTGTGTGTCATTTACTTACCGCGTCGATacattaaaaattgatgtatcGAATTGAAACTTTGCTACGATGCTCATAAAGTTATACTCAACCCGACTTTCTGTTCAAAATTATTGCATGCAACAAACTCGAATGGCTCCAACAGCATTGAACAGAAAGTTGAATTCAATTCACAAAATTTGATAGGATGGATGGTGAATAAGGTCctccaaatataaaaatagatataggtaaaaaaaaaagggggaaattattttgataattggaAAAATGACAGAGGGCAAAAGGGggaaaaggggggggggggggggggggtggagaaggaaggaagggGGTGGGGGGGGCTGTTTGTTTGGGCGGGCAGAACAGAAAGGCATTAAGTAATTAGGGCAACAGATGCAGAGGAGAAAGAGTACAGGGACAAAGAGGAAACTCAGAGGCTCATTTAATTGCTCAGAATAAGAGGCTCtatctccctccctctctttctctctcaattttctaaTCGGACGGTCAACACATCTCTATCCACATCTGGACGGCCCACAGTAGACCGCACGCTGGGTTTTCCGAATCAGTGGTCATGTGTTTATGTGAAAATGACGTAGATAGCCACGGTAATGCCTAGCTATAGCTTTTCTTCTCTACTATTTCTGTGTTATTATTTCGcaaaatctctctctttctctctctctctctctctgcatatatatatatatatatatggatgtgTGAGAAGCCATATAAGGGGAGAGGGGAGGGTGTTATATctcgttttggttgtttttggGATCGTGAAAGTGGAAGATCGGATCGAGAGCTCTCGCACTCTCGAACGAACGCTAGGCCCTTTCCCTCTCTCCGAAGAACCAAGGTTCCTTCGAATCTCACGCCATTTTCAACGCCAAAAGTGACGACGCCGATTCGTTTCCTCACCCGGTTTTCAGTGTTTTTGTCTCTTGCAGATGATTTAGCCAGTTTTCcagagagagaaacaaaggGTGGGCAAGGTGATCTGAAATAGGGTTTTGGCCTCTTCACAGCAAGGTAATTGGAGCTGCGATTCTCTGTTGTTTTATCTCTTCATTCCTCTTtcttttcaaattcattttcccttgtttctttctttcattctttttttttttttcttgctaagTTTCCTTGTCTCTTTCCAGTTGTATTTTCTACTGAGAGGAATTCGGTTAGAAAAGGAAAGATCTTGATGATTGGATTAACTGTGGAGAGAATAAAGATGCGTGATTTGATGTCAAGATTTCTGTGATTGATAGGTTCTTTTCTTTTAAGGACCTTGAAAGCTATTCTGATAGGAATCGAATCTAGATACGCCGGTAGGCTGAGTTTcttcaatttcaagttgatcAAGTGAAAAACTTttagagagaagagaaagttctagatatatataatatatatatttatacatgcTGATGTCTGATCACAGAGACAGCTTCCTCCTCAATCCGCCGAGAGTTAAGGCTTGACAATGCGTTAATTAAAGCCGATATCACTATTGCATTTGCTCCTAATTGTTCCCATTGTAGTTTTTaccatctcttctctctctatctcccccCCTAAATTTCTGTTTCTTCTTATGAACAATCATTTCATTATACCCGAAGCCTTTATTAATGGACATCTTCTTCCCTATCTACTTACTTCTTACTTGCCTGTCTATAATTTACTTGTCTTTGATTCTTTCCAGCAGCTAGAGAGCGTGGAATAACTAAAACGATGTCATCGTCAAACTCTCCGTGCGCCGCCTGCAAGTTACAGCGGCGAAAATGCACGCAAGAGTGCGTGTTCGCGCCCTACTTCCCGCCGGACAATCCCCAGAAATTCGCCAACATTCACAGGGTCTTCGGCGCGAGCAATGTAGCCAAGATCCTCAACGAACTCAACGCTGCCCAGCGCGAGGACGCCGTCAATTCCCTGGCCTACGAAGCCGACGCCCGCCTTCGCGACCCGGTTTACGGCTGCGTCGGCCTAATCTCTATTCTCCAGCACCGCCTCAAGCAAGTCCAGATCGATCTCTACAACGCCAAGAAAGAATTGGCCAACTACATCGGCCCCTCGGCGATGCTCCCAATTTTCCAGAACCCCGTCTTCGTGCCGCCCCATCCGGCCAACAACCCTTCCTCCTCTTCGGTGATTCCTTACAACATGTCGCCGATGCTGGGCTTGCCGGCGGGAGGGGCATCGCATGGTGCACAGTTGATGATTCGTGATCCACAGCAGCAATTGCACCACCAGATGCTGGAGGCGCAGCAGCTGGCGGTGGCGAGAGAGCAGCAGGAGATGCTGAGGAGTTACGAGCAACAGCAACACCAGCAGCAGGAGCTTGTGAGGTCTGTCTGTTAGAAGAAACACGAGACccaaaaacaataaaatgtaTATTGctttgaataattttctatactTGGTGTGCGCCCAGT from Diospyros lotus cultivar Yz01 chromosome 6, ASM1463336v1, whole genome shotgun sequence encodes:
- the LOC127803553 gene encoding LOB domain-containing protein 36 isoform X1, yielding MSSSNSPCAACKLQRRKCTQECVFAPYFPPDNPQKFANIHRVFGASNVAKILNELNAAQREDAVNSLAYEADARLRDPVYGCVGLISILQHRLKQVQIDLYNAKKELANYIGPSAMLPIFQNPVFVPPHPANNPSSSSVIPYNMSPMLGLPAGGASHGAQLMIRDPQQQLHHQMLEAQQLAVAREQQEMLRSYEQQQHQQQELVRFNSGFDVAGPVGASGFGQMTGAAAVSPSLALGSFDNPYQIQQQPQDHAHPHHHQMQLQPQLLLQQQQQQQQEPQGPVAQQQRSGSEEGRSAGPSC
- the LOC127803553 gene encoding LOB domain-containing protein 36 isoform X2, with product MSSSNSPCAACKLQRRKCTQECVFAPYFPPDNPQKFANIHRVFGASNVAKILNELNAAQREDAVNSLAYEADARLRDPVYGCVGLISILQHRLKQVQIDLYNAKKELANYIGPSAMLPIFQNPVFVPPHPANNPSSSSVIPYNMSPMLGLPAGGASHGAQLMIRDPQQQLHHQMLEAQQLAVAREQQEMLRSYEQQQHQQQELVSGFDVAGPVGASGFGQMTGAAAVSPSLALGSFDNPYQIQQQPQDHAHPHHHQMQLQPQLLLQQQQQQQQEPQGPVAQQQRSGSEEGRSAGPSC